A part of Bacteroidia bacterium genomic DNA contains:
- a CDS encoding helix-turn-helix domain-containing protein, whose amino-acid sequence MDVKFRCDCPITSALDILGDKWILVIIKQMIIQGKETFKDFTDSDESIATNILTVKLKYLEELGFVTKSKLPNNKKTVYYHLTDKGLSLTSIIVELAIWSDEYLRELHSEMQKPEELTLMKSNKELFIKDLIASYKEKTTVRPSTL is encoded by the coding sequence ATGGATGTAAAATTTAGATGCGATTGTCCCATAACGTCTGCACTTGATATTTTAGGTGATAAGTGGATATTGGTAATAATCAAACAAATGATTATTCAAGGCAAGGAAACTTTTAAGGACTTTACTGATAGTGATGAATCAATAGCTACTAACATACTTACAGTCAAACTAAAGTATTTGGAAGAATTGGGATTTGTAACAAAATCCAAATTACCTAACAATAAAAAAACAGTTTATTATCATCTTACGGATAAAGGATTGTCTTTAACATCAATTATTGTGGAGTTGGCTATTTGGAGCGATGAATATTTGAGAGAACTCCACTCTGAAATGCAGAAACCCGAAGAACTAACATTAATGAAGTCAAACAAGGAATTGTTCATTAAGGATCTGATTGCTAGTTATAAAGAAAAGACAACTGTTAGACCTTCTACACTCTAG
- a CDS encoding nucleotidyl transferase AbiEii/AbiGii toxin family protein produces the protein MIKAHCFTKEWINSFKQQKHLKRINPPILEKMIHALSLLQQLKAHGLDFTFKGGTSLVLLLAKSRRFSVDIDIITTQSREEVEAILEKVVANSHFNKWELQDRRSYKEGVPKAHYEFDYESSLNQSAHFVLLDILFEQTDYPRLLAAPIQSEWIESGDVLEVAVPSIESILGDKLTAFAPNTVGILYGKDKEQEIIKQLFDIGCLFDEAQNVEEIALSFEKIGSKEINYRELEIGLTDILDDIFTTSLLIAKRTKNTVEPDKSRFTELTTGIRRFEGFLIAESFKIEDAILAAGKAAYLAKQLKNKDYTSIEKFNGQDISKLEITGELNFLNKLKKSRDKAAFFYWYKALN, from the coding sequence ATGATAAAAGCACATTGTTTTACCAAAGAATGGATCAACAGCTTTAAGCAGCAAAAGCATTTGAAGCGTATCAATCCTCCGATACTGGAGAAAATGATACACGCTCTTTCCTTATTGCAGCAGCTCAAAGCTCATGGTTTGGATTTCACTTTTAAAGGCGGAACAAGCCTTGTGTTATTACTTGCCAAATCAAGACGATTTTCGGTAGATATTGACATCATTACCACCCAAAGTCGAGAAGAAGTAGAAGCTATCCTGGAAAAGGTGGTGGCTAACTCACATTTCAACAAGTGGGAGCTGCAAGATAGAAGAAGCTACAAAGAAGGTGTTCCGAAAGCTCATTACGAATTTGATTATGAATCGAGTCTCAATCAAAGTGCTCACTTTGTATTGTTGGATATACTGTTTGAGCAAACCGATTATCCAAGGTTATTAGCAGCACCTATACAATCAGAATGGATTGAATCCGGAGATGTATTGGAAGTAGCTGTTCCATCTATTGAATCTATTTTAGGAGATAAACTCACGGCATTTGCACCAAATACCGTTGGAATCCTATACGGAAAGGACAAAGAACAGGAAATCATTAAGCAGCTTTTTGATATTGGCTGTTTGTTTGATGAAGCGCAAAACGTAGAGGAAATTGCATTGAGCTTTGAGAAAATTGGAAGCAAGGAAATCAACTACCGTGAACTGGAAATAGGCTTAACGGATATACTGGATGATATTTTCACCACTTCTTTGCTCATAGCCAAGCGAACCAAAAACACCGTAGAGCCGGATAAATCAAGATTTACCGAACTCACCACCGGAATACGCAGGTTTGAAGGCTTTTTGATTGCTGAAAGCTTCAAAATAGAAGATGCCATACTTGCAGCAGGTAAAGCAGCTTACCTCGCCAAACAATTAAAGAACAAAGACTATACATCCATAGAAAAGTTTAACGGTCAGGACATCAGTAAACTGGAAATTACTGGAGAGCTGAACTTCCTGAATAAACTCAAAAAGTCGAGAGACAAAGCAGCATTTTTCTATTGGTATAAGGCGTTGAATTAA
- a CDS encoding DUF6577 family protein, with amino-acid sequence MTKFIEKQLIETFKNETQFDRDELFAFLKQFDPEMTETALSWRIHDLLNKNIIKSVKRGVYSISNSKKYVPAISDKLVKLSKIVAKEFDDLDYCLWSTEWFNDFTRHQMGAFFYLLEVERDFVEEVFNAYSESKQFRVYLDPNEDIMERYVESEISIVIKPLISRSPKQKVSIKTKSKDKIQVPTLEKMLVDVFCDPVTFYTVQGSEMETLFENALKRYHINFSRMLNYARRRKKEPQLKAYMSEHFGDLLKDILE; translated from the coding sequence ATGACAAAGTTCATAGAGAAACAGCTAATAGAGACTTTTAAGAACGAAACTCAATTCGATCGGGATGAGCTATTCGCCTTTTTAAAGCAATTCGATCCGGAAATGACCGAAACGGCTTTATCATGGCGTATCCATGACTTACTAAATAAGAACATCATTAAATCCGTAAAACGAGGGGTTTACAGTATTTCTAATAGTAAGAAGTATGTTCCTGCTATTTCAGACAAACTTGTAAAGCTCTCAAAAATTGTAGCCAAGGAATTTGACGACCTAGATTACTGCTTATGGAGTACTGAATGGTTTAATGATTTTACAAGACATCAAATGGGAGCCTTCTTTTACTTGTTAGAAGTGGAAAGAGACTTTGTAGAAGAAGTATTCAATGCCTATTCTGAATCCAAACAATTTAGGGTGTATCTCGATCCTAACGAGGACATCATGGAAAGGTATGTGGAAAGTGAAATTTCCATCGTTATTAAACCGCTAATCAGTCGTTCTCCAAAACAGAAAGTTTCCATAAAAACCAAATCAAAGGATAAAATTCAGGTTCCCACCTTAGAAAAAATGTTGGTGGATGTGTTTTGCGATCCCGTAACCTTTTATACGGTTCAAGGGAGTGAAATGGAAACATTATTTGAAAATGCCCTGAAAAGGTATCATATCAATTTTAGTCGAATGCTGAATTACGCTAGGAGACGGAAAAAGGAGCCTCAATTGAAAGCGTACATGAGTGAGCATTTTGGAGATTTATTAAAAGATATTTTAGAATGA
- a CDS encoding DUF262 domain-containing HNH endonuclease family protein, producing MDLKSIHEIFTNRILRIPAYQRGYAWSNNKSIKVDSKEPLKNVKGQLKDLWDDLINIPEGKWHYTGLLTLVEVKPCDYNWLPNFKQYSIVDGQQRITSVLILLSVIIREAQKQNVILGIREGDAEMQYLFINKGVNAYIFGYDEDNPSDKFFRKHILALNEIEDDSEESTYTENLLKAKKFFEAMVALYLRKEGNTIEQLFNKVTNQLRLNEYILPEELDEYVVFETMNNRGKPLSQLEKLKNRLLYLNDKYHVSENTPEAINLNEAQKAELEKSINKAWITIYKSLGQNKQNPLDDEDFIKNHWIAYFNKYSRDEANVYANFLFDEHFSLDNVYNGKLKRSDIETYIKSLQLCSVWWNKLHYIKYFTEDEKVIRKAIQGIHHVGLKASFKPILLAILSRDDRNEFVDSIKTLEKYSFKLFDLSDKRGNTGDSKIYSLAYEVYKCKKNSLETQTELELYTSWYYRFNLFVNQSYELFELGHKTGFYKWSGRFYLLYQYDKYLRKINKNSSESSAIEWTDFVKNDSIEHIYPQSATVSLETYAQHKGKEPIEVEEAYNKIQNDWSHFTKYTPEQRRNFANSLGNLLALSKSANSSLQNDKFLFKVDQGNKGEGYPKRGYKYDSMSAMIVANEIEWTPETIVERGLKILNFLCEYINEDFNSIPIETKYKILGLEFMLVNEEVE from the coding sequence ATGGATTTAAAATCAATACACGAGATTTTCACAAATAGAATATTAAGAATACCGGCTTATCAGCGTGGTTATGCTTGGTCAAACAATAAGTCAATAAAGGTTGACAGTAAGGAGCCTTTAAAAAATGTAAAAGGGCAATTGAAGGATCTATGGGATGACTTAATTAATATTCCTGAAGGTAAATGGCATTATACCGGATTACTAACATTAGTTGAAGTAAAACCTTGTGATTATAACTGGCTACCCAATTTCAAGCAGTATTCAATAGTAGATGGACAACAACGGATTACTTCTGTATTGATTTTGTTAAGTGTGATTATCAGAGAAGCTCAAAAACAAAATGTGATTTTGGGTATTCGTGAAGGGGATGCGGAAATGCAATACCTCTTCATCAACAAAGGCGTTAATGCTTACATTTTTGGCTATGACGAAGATAACCCAAGTGATAAGTTTTTCAGAAAACACATCTTGGCATTGAATGAAATTGAAGATGATAGCGAGGAAAGCACATACACCGAAAACCTTTTAAAAGCAAAGAAGTTTTTTGAAGCAATGGTTGCTTTATATCTAAGAAAAGAAGGAAATACCATTGAGCAGCTTTTTAATAAGGTTACAAATCAATTGAGGTTAAACGAATATATCCTTCCCGAAGAACTTGACGAATACGTTGTGTTTGAGACCATGAATAACAGAGGGAAACCCTTATCCCAACTCGAAAAGCTAAAAAACAGACTTCTATATCTCAACGATAAATACCATGTATCAGAGAATACTCCAGAAGCTATTAATTTGAATGAGGCTCAAAAGGCTGAATTAGAAAAATCAATAAATAAGGCATGGATTACCATCTACAAATCATTAGGTCAAAACAAGCAAAACCCCTTAGACGATGAAGACTTTATTAAAAATCATTGGATAGCTTATTTCAATAAGTATAGTCGTGATGAAGCGAATGTTTATGCCAATTTTTTGTTTGATGAGCATTTTAGTCTTGATAATGTTTATAATGGGAAATTAAAGCGTTCCGATATTGAGACTTACATAAAATCCTTACAACTCTGCTCTGTTTGGTGGAACAAACTACACTACATCAAGTATTTCACAGAAGATGAGAAGGTAATTAGAAAAGCGATCCAAGGAATTCATCATGTTGGTCTTAAAGCATCTTTCAAGCCGATATTGCTCGCTATATTAAGCAGGGATGACAGAAATGAGTTTGTTGATTCTATAAAGACACTGGAAAAATACAGTTTCAAACTTTTTGACCTATCCGACAAACGAGGAAATACTGGAGACAGTAAAATTTACAGCCTTGCTTACGAGGTTTATAAATGCAAAAAGAACAGTTTAGAAACTCAAACTGAATTGGAATTATATACTTCTTGGTATTACCGTTTCAACTTGTTTGTAAATCAGAGTTATGAACTCTTTGAATTGGGGCACAAAACAGGATTCTACAAATGGTCAGGGAGGTTTTATTTACTGTATCAGTATGACAAATACCTTAGAAAGATTAACAAAAATTCAAGCGAGAGTAGTGCAATTGAATGGACTGATTTTGTAAAGAACGATAGCATTGAGCACATCTATCCTCAGAGTGCCACAGTTAGTTTGGAGACTTATGCTCAACACAAAGGAAAAGAACCTATTGAAGTTGAAGAGGCTTACAATAAAATCCAAAACGACTGGAGTCATTTTACAAAATATACACCTGAACAACGTAGAAATTTTGCCAATAGCCTTGGTAATCTTTTAGCATTATCAAAGAGTGCCAATTCTTCTCTTCAAAATGATAAATTCCTTTTCAAGGTTGATCAAGGCAATAAGGGGGAAGGATACCCAAAAAGAGGTTATAAATACGATTCCATGAGTGCCATGATAGTTGCCAATGAAATAGAATGGACACCGGAAACCATCGTTGAAAGAGGTTTGAAAATACTGAACTTCTTGTGTGAGTATATAAATGAAGATTTCAATTCAATTCCTATTGAAACGAAATACAAAATACTAGGATTGGAATTCATGCTTGTTAATGAGGAAGTTGAATGA